One genomic segment of Peribacillus sp. FSL H8-0477 includes these proteins:
- a CDS encoding FUSC family protein, translating to MKGIIYFMKLGARIIKTGVAIVLALYLAELLNLPSPAFAGIAAIFAIQPTILRSYHTMIEQIQGNIIGALVAVIFVLLFGNDIFIIGLAVIIVITINLRLKMDKTIVLSIVTVIAIMESQQGAFLTFAFIRFSSVMLGILSSFLVNLIFIPPKYEAKLYTQLSDVTEDIIKWIRISSRHASEHTLLKKDISRIKDELLRLEQIYSMYKEERSYLKKHIQPKSRKFVVYRQMIVTTKKAFETLKRIHKFENEVNLMPEEFQSQLQHHVDRLIHKHEQLLLKHIGKIKTTTSFEEWNGDCFSRHELLMVFFEQQQKLDREHRDMFARTVPLISAINEYDEQLEHLEKLIHSFQSFHKQENHITVENEE from the coding sequence ATGAAAGGAATTATATATTTTATGAAGCTTGGTGCCCGCATCATTAAAACGGGAGTAGCAATTGTTTTAGCTCTTTACTTAGCAGAGCTGCTAAACCTTCCTTCTCCGGCTTTTGCAGGAATTGCAGCGATCTTTGCAATTCAGCCGACGATTCTTCGTTCGTATCACACCATGATTGAGCAGATTCAAGGAAATATCATTGGTGCCTTAGTAGCTGTTATCTTTGTCTTACTATTCGGTAACGATATCTTCATAATTGGATTAGCAGTTATTATCGTTATTACGATTAACCTTCGATTAAAAATGGATAAAACCATTGTACTCTCGATTGTTACTGTTATTGCCATTATGGAAAGCCAGCAAGGTGCATTCCTCACCTTTGCATTTATACGTTTTTCATCTGTTATGCTCGGAATCTTATCTTCATTTTTAGTCAACTTAATTTTCATACCGCCTAAATATGAAGCAAAGCTATACACACAGCTTTCTGATGTAACGGAAGATATTATTAAATGGATTCGAATCAGCAGTCGTCATGCCTCTGAACATACACTGTTAAAGAAAGATATCAGCCGAATCAAAGATGAATTATTAAGGCTTGAACAAATCTACTCGATGTACAAGGAAGAGCGAAGCTACCTTAAAAAGCACATCCAGCCTAAATCGCGTAAATTTGTTGTCTATCGGCAAATGATTGTCACAACTAAGAAAGCCTTTGAAACACTTAAGAGAATCCATAAATTTGAGAACGAAGTAAATCTCATGCCGGAAGAATTCCAGAGTCAGCTTCAGCATCATGTTGATCGTCTAATTCATAAACATGAGCAGCTTCTTTTAAAGCATATTGGTAAGATCAAGACCACTACTAGCTTTGAGGAATGGAATGGGGATTGTTTTAGCCGCCATGAATTATTAATGGTTTTCTTTGAACAGCAGCAAAAATTAGATCGGGAACACAGAGATATGTTTGCACGAACTGTCCCATTAATTTCCGCCATTAATGAATACGACGAACAGCTTGAACATTTAGAAAAACTGATTCATAGCTTTCAATCGTTTCATAAACAAGAAAACCATATTACCGTTGAAAATGAAGAATAA
- a CDS encoding glutamate synthase-related protein, whose product MSQPWSPNQFKEFYREEHDACGIIASIEKKKIPSNKNIFTCIDALVKMNHRTGFINGEGDGAGIHMDIPKTLWKKKLKDHQIDNSSVDTDGFIVGHFFLSRKVTVSDVFIEIRTKLQEKGLTILFESDQSYHSSALGPIAIQEDPIFWQICCTSELSQQELTNALFELTTSIESNYVHVASLSQFHVVYKVMGAADILPNYFTDLADPLAASTMTLGHNRYSTNTLSSFFRVQPFSVLGHNGEINTIAKLRDEAKMIGVPIAKEGSDSQDLNRTIETFICRHGYSLFEAIDIVFPPIINEIKVYQEHLQDLYTYLREAWGHFAQGPAGIISRFGDEAVFSVDSLGLRPLWNIETETSYLFSSEPGIISNSEYTGEPKPIGPGEKIGLKWAGDTIKVFDYKKYQEEVYTRFSSRLQLESDRFRLQPQAFKDIENAMSSEPLHNGQYKAFGWERDHIQFVEQMAEKGAEPIRSLGHDAPLAALNPQRKNIADYIKESVAVVTNPAIDRDRETEHFSTRTIIGKRPALFEAEDAGNVLELLSPVLIEGKIGLDCTAELTQPSYEQLVEHYVDQQLAHVLPVVFTEDETIPEALKRITDEAIQAVDNGKTLLILDDAQAHQNGNLWLDPHLITSAVDLALVHSEKRRNCSLLLRSASIRTLHDLIIAYGFGANLISPYYMFRSLSNETLVPTINLYKALSKGLEKVISTIGIHELRGYGRLFSSIGLHEEVSSHLNIINFFGSDNLKHNFAAMKDDSIQRAVDYENEKERVGKTFHLFPRIWKAIGEVASTGDYSAYREKISEQEESNPTTIRHLTSLKLAETPLNPEAVDISIGNHDLPFVIASMSFGSQNEIAFRSYAEAAERLNMVSMNGEGGEIKDMLGKYPRTRGQQIASGRFGVNAELLNSSNLLEIKIGQGAKPGEGGHLPGSKVTAKIAEARNATIGSDLISPSNNHDIYSIEDLAQMIHELKTGNDKARVAVKVPVVPNIGTIAVGIAKAGADIITLSGFDGGTGAARIHALQHVGLPVEIGVKAAHNALLEAGIRQNVEIWADGGLKSSLDVLKVMLLGANRVGFGTLSMIAVGCTTCRGCHLDTCHVGIATQIETEAQAKEHGLRRFVPRKYDLAVQGLTNLFTAFGKELQVLTAALGVKNLQEIVGRSDLLEQSIGKEQMDLTFLLKTLDISQMGHRDTNSLVNAGAMQAAVGAEYLDSHVAELNESREYSSVTSEQRVLGSRVACYRVRGRLDGSYKLLKPVKLSYNNGSIPGNGLGAYNTEGIDITVNGGAQDGIGKTSIGGNILIFKSPGKDGLFYNGSVGKGFGYGAQHGLLVAQGDADARAGIRLSGADMIIGGQLKRPIDVIEHGNLAVHANIKGFAFEYMTNGRGLVLGDPGPWICAGMTGGVVYLRQQPDSGLTPAAIQRRIANGANVSIEPLSTTGLKDIAELLGKYVQLLKEQDQAEEAASLEGLLQNPAHHFLQIVPVKEQADPSVSTE is encoded by the coding sequence ATGAGCCAACCATGGAGTCCAAATCAATTTAAAGAGTTTTACCGTGAAGAGCATGATGCCTGCGGAATAATCGCGAGTATTGAAAAAAAGAAAATACCTTCGAATAAAAATATCTTTACTTGTATTGATGCATTAGTGAAAATGAACCATCGTACTGGCTTCATCAATGGTGAGGGTGATGGGGCTGGAATCCATATGGACATTCCTAAGACACTTTGGAAGAAAAAACTCAAAGATCATCAAATAGACAACAGCTCTGTAGACACCGACGGCTTTATAGTTGGTCATTTTTTTCTTAGCAGAAAAGTAACTGTATCAGATGTATTTATAGAAATTCGGACGAAATTACAGGAAAAAGGCCTGACCATCCTATTTGAAAGTGACCAATCTTATCATTCAAGCGCTCTCGGACCCATCGCAATTCAAGAAGACCCAATATTCTGGCAAATTTGCTGTACATCTGAATTATCACAGCAAGAATTGACGAATGCCCTTTTTGAATTAACGACTTCAATTGAAAGTAATTATGTTCACGTTGCTTCATTAAGTCAATTTCATGTCGTGTATAAAGTTATGGGAGCCGCTGATATCCTGCCGAATTATTTCACTGACCTGGCAGATCCTCTAGCTGCCTCTACCATGACGCTTGGCCACAACCGTTACTCTACTAATACGCTCTCTAGCTTTTTCCGTGTTCAGCCATTTAGTGTCCTAGGTCATAATGGTGAAATTAACACGATTGCTAAACTGCGTGATGAAGCGAAGATGATTGGAGTCCCTATCGCTAAGGAAGGCAGTGACTCTCAAGATTTAAACCGAACCATTGAAACATTTATTTGTCGTCATGGGTATTCATTATTTGAAGCAATCGACATCGTCTTCCCTCCAATCATTAATGAAATAAAGGTTTACCAGGAACATCTTCAGGACCTTTATACTTATTTAAGAGAAGCCTGGGGCCATTTTGCACAAGGACCAGCCGGTATCATTTCCCGCTTTGGCGATGAAGCTGTATTTTCTGTCGATTCACTCGGCCTGCGCCCGCTTTGGAACATAGAAACGGAAACTTCATATCTCTTTTCTTCTGAACCTGGAATTATTTCAAACTCTGAATATACTGGTGAGCCAAAACCCATTGGTCCTGGTGAAAAAATCGGTTTGAAATGGGCAGGAGATACGATCAAGGTTTTTGATTACAAAAAATATCAAGAAGAAGTTTATACTCGCTTCTCAAGTAGACTCCAGCTGGAATCTGACCGTTTCCGTTTACAGCCTCAAGCATTCAAAGATATTGAAAATGCAATGTCATCAGAACCCCTCCATAATGGACAATATAAAGCATTTGGCTGGGAAAGGGACCATATTCAATTTGTTGAACAAATGGCTGAAAAAGGTGCAGAGCCTATTCGTTCATTAGGTCATGATGCTCCTCTTGCTGCCTTAAACCCACAGCGCAAAAATATTGCTGACTACATTAAGGAAAGTGTTGCAGTCGTCACGAATCCAGCCATTGACCGTGATCGGGAAACAGAGCATTTTTCGACAAGAACAATTATTGGTAAACGCCCAGCTTTATTTGAAGCTGAAGATGCAGGTAACGTACTCGAGCTATTAAGTCCCGTTTTAATTGAAGGGAAAATTGGATTAGACTGCACAGCCGAACTTACACAGCCGAGTTATGAACAATTGGTGGAGCATTACGTTGATCAACAGCTTGCACATGTCCTGCCTGTAGTATTTACTGAGGACGAAACAATCCCCGAAGCACTAAAAAGGATAACAGACGAAGCTATTCAAGCGGTCGACAATGGAAAAACACTGCTGATTTTAGATGATGCACAAGCCCATCAAAATGGGAACCTATGGCTGGATCCACATCTTATTACATCCGCTGTTGATCTCGCTTTAGTTCATTCTGAAAAACGCCGGAATTGTTCCCTTCTTCTTCGATCTGCATCCATCCGGACTTTACATGATTTAATTATTGCCTATGGTTTTGGGGCAAATTTAATTAGTCCCTACTATATGTTCCGATCTTTATCAAATGAAACACTTGTACCAACCATTAACCTCTACAAGGCATTGTCAAAAGGACTTGAAAAAGTCATATCCACAATCGGTATTCATGAGCTGCGAGGCTATGGACGCTTATTTTCCAGCATCGGCCTGCACGAGGAAGTGTCCAGTCATTTAAATATCATTAATTTCTTTGGTTCAGACAACCTCAAGCATAATTTTGCTGCCATGAAGGATGACTCAATACAACGGGCAGTAGATTATGAGAATGAGAAAGAACGAGTCGGCAAAACCTTTCATCTCTTCCCAAGAATTTGGAAGGCAATCGGTGAGGTAGCATCCACTGGTGATTACTCGGCCTACCGTGAAAAAATTAGTGAACAGGAAGAAAGTAATCCAACGACAATTAGGCATCTAACGTCTTTAAAACTTGCTGAAACACCGCTCAATCCTGAAGCCGTAGATATTTCTATTGGTAACCACGACCTTCCATTTGTCATAGCATCGATGTCATTTGGTTCCCAAAATGAAATTGCCTTTAGATCCTATGCGGAAGCAGCTGAACGACTGAATATGGTGAGTATGAATGGTGAGGGCGGCGAAATTAAAGATATGCTTGGGAAATACCCGCGTACCCGCGGCCAGCAGATTGCATCAGGTCGATTTGGTGTGAATGCTGAACTATTAAACTCTTCAAATTTACTCGAAATTAAGATTGGCCAAGGCGCTAAGCCAGGAGAAGGCGGACATTTACCCGGTTCTAAAGTGACGGCCAAAATTGCCGAAGCCAGAAACGCAACAATTGGTTCTGATTTAATTTCACCATCTAATAATCATGATATCTATTCTATTGAAGACTTAGCTCAAATGATTCATGAATTGAAAACCGGCAATGATAAGGCAAGAGTTGCCGTTAAAGTTCCGGTCGTGCCGAATATTGGTACGATTGCAGTTGGAATTGCTAAAGCTGGTGCCGACATAATTACCCTTTCCGGCTTTGATGGCGGTACAGGAGCGGCACGGATTCACGCATTGCAGCATGTAGGTCTTCCGGTTGAAATTGGGGTGAAGGCTGCCCATAACGCTTTACTGGAAGCTGGCATTCGGCAAAATGTCGAAATCTGGGCAGACGGCGGATTAAAAAGCTCACTTGATGTATTAAAGGTTATGCTGCTGGGTGCGAATCGCGTAGGGTTTGGAACATTGTCCATGATTGCTGTCGGCTGTACAACATGCAGAGGCTGCCATCTTGATACATGTCATGTCGGGATTGCTACCCAAATTGAAACAGAGGCACAAGCAAAAGAGCACGGACTTCGCCGTTTTGTCCCGCGTAAATATGATTTAGCTGTTCAAGGGCTGACCAATCTCTTCACTGCTTTTGGAAAAGAACTTCAAGTATTAACAGCAGCTCTAGGGGTAAAGAATCTCCAAGAAATTGTTGGACGATCAGACTTACTTGAGCAGTCCATTGGAAAAGAACAAATGGACCTGACATTCTTATTGAAAACGCTGGACATCAGTCAAATGGGACATCGAGATACCAACTCTCTAGTAAATGCAGGAGCTATGCAAGCTGCCGTTGGAGCAGAGTATTTAGATTCCCATGTTGCTGAGCTGAATGAATCTCGAGAATACAGTTCAGTTACCTCGGAACAGCGGGTACTCGGAAGCCGTGTAGCCTGCTATCGTGTCCGAGGACGTCTAGACGGTTCTTATAAACTACTCAAACCCGTAAAGCTGTCCTATAATAATGGCTCCATTCCTGGAAATGGCCTTGGTGCTTATAATACCGAGGGGATTGATATTACGGTAAACGGCGGCGCACAGGATGGAATTGGAAAAACCTCTATTGGAGGAAATATTCTTATTTTTAAATCTCCAGGTAAGGACGGTTTATTCTATAATGGCTCAGTCGGTAAAGGGTTTGGCTATGGTGCGCAACATGGTTTGCTTGTTGCCCAAGGAGACGCAGATGCACGTGCTGGTATCCGCCTTTCCGGAGCAGATATGATTATCGGTGGACAGTTAAAACGCCCAATTGATGTAATTGAACACGGAAATCTTGCTGTACATGCCAATATTAAAGGTTTTGCATTCGAATATATGACCAATGGCCGAGGACTTGTCCTTGGTGATCCTGGTCCTTGGATTTGTGCGGGTATGACCGGTGGAGTTGTTTACTTAAGACAACAGCCCGATTCAGGCCTTACTCCTGCTGCTATTCAAAGAAGAATTGCGAATGGGGCTAATGTCTCCATTGAGCCCTTATCAACAACCGGTCTCAAGGATATTGCAGAACTATTAGGGAAATACGTGCAATTACTCAAAGAACAAGACCAAGCAGAAGAGGCTGCCTCACTCGAAGGATTATTACAAAATCCAGCCCATCATTTTCTTCAAATCGTACCTGTAAAAGAACAAGCGGATCCTTCTGTTTCTACAGAATAA
- a CDS encoding glutamate-1-semialdehyde 2,1-aminomutase yields the protein MKFTKSEELHKEALEHIVGGVNSPSRSYKAVGGGSPVAMERGEGAYFWDVDGNKYIDYLAAYGPIITGHAHPHITEAITKAAQTGVLYGTPTKHEVKFAKMLKDAMPNMDKVRFTNSGTESVMTTIRVARAYTGRDKVLKFAGCYHGHSDLVLVAAGSGPATLGTPDSAGVPKSIAQEVITVPFNDIEPFKEALAKWGNEIAGVLVEPIVGNFGIVEPLPGFLEEVIELSHEAGALVIFDEVITAFRFMYGGAQDLLKLKPDLTALGKIIGGGLPIGAYGGKKEIMETVAPLGPAYQAGTMAGNPASILSGIACLEVLQQEGLYENLDRLGAILEEGILNSAKAHDIPITINRLKGALTVYFTTETVINYEQAENTDGDLFAKFFKLMLNEGINLAPSKYEAWFLTISHTDEDVEQTLDAVERSFQALSNQLKNA from the coding sequence ATGAAATTCACAAAATCTGAAGAGCTACATAAAGAAGCACTAGAACATATCGTCGGTGGGGTAAACAGTCCCTCACGGTCATATAAAGCAGTTGGCGGAGGTTCGCCTGTTGCTATGGAACGCGGAGAAGGAGCTTATTTCTGGGATGTTGACGGCAATAAATATATAGATTATCTTGCAGCATATGGTCCTATTATTACAGGACATGCTCATCCTCATATCACCGAAGCTATTACAAAGGCTGCTCAAACAGGTGTCCTTTACGGAACACCTACTAAGCATGAAGTTAAATTCGCCAAAATGCTCAAGGATGCTATGCCGAATATGGATAAGGTGCGTTTTACCAACTCGGGAACTGAATCGGTTATGACTACCATCCGAGTTGCTCGTGCTTATACTGGCCGCGATAAGGTACTTAAATTTGCAGGCTGTTATCACGGTCATTCAGATCTTGTATTAGTAGCTGCAGGATCTGGTCCAGCTACACTTGGAACTCCGGATTCTGCTGGTGTTCCAAAAAGCATAGCTCAAGAAGTGATAACCGTTCCTTTCAATGACATCGAGCCCTTTAAGGAAGCTCTCGCTAAGTGGGGAAATGAGATTGCCGGTGTTTTAGTTGAACCGATTGTTGGGAACTTTGGAATCGTCGAACCACTCCCAGGTTTCCTAGAAGAAGTGATTGAACTGTCACATGAAGCAGGTGCTCTTGTCATTTTTGATGAAGTGATTACCGCTTTCCGCTTCATGTACGGTGGTGCACAAGATTTATTAAAACTTAAACCTGATTTAACCGCGCTCGGCAAAATTATCGGCGGAGGTCTTCCTATCGGTGCCTACGGTGGTAAAAAAGAAATTATGGAAACAGTGGCTCCCCTTGGACCTGCTTATCAAGCTGGAACTATGGCCGGTAACCCCGCTTCCATCCTTTCTGGAATAGCTTGTTTAGAAGTTCTTCAACAAGAAGGCCTCTATGAGAACCTTGACCGCCTTGGAGCAATTCTCGAAGAAGGTATCCTGAATTCTGCTAAAGCACACGATATACCGATTACCATTAACCGACTTAAAGGCGCGTTGACTGTGTATTTTACAACAGAAACCGTTATTAATTACGAGCAAGCTGAAAATACCGATGGTGATCTGTTCGCGAAATTCTTCAAGCTGATGCTGAATGAAGGAATCAATTTAGCTCCGTCGAAATACGAGGCGTGGTTCCTAACGATTTCCCATACAGATGAAGATGTTGAACAAACACTGGATGCTGTTGAACGGTCGTTCCAAGCACTTTCTAATCAGCTGAAAAACGCATAA
- a CDS encoding acyl-CoA thioesterase, giving the protein MIKNQDILAAIPIQQSRTVLTDLVFPNDTNHHHTIFGGKVMAYVDKIACISAMRHCRKPVVTASSDSFDFLAPIKTGEAINLEAYVVCTHRTSMDVIVKVERENLLTGERQLTAKARLTMLAIGEDGKPTRVPEVIPHTEEEKQQYQEANERYRLRHH; this is encoded by the coding sequence ATGATTAAAAATCAAGATATCCTAGCTGCTATCCCCATTCAGCAGTCACGAACGGTTTTAACAGACCTTGTCTTCCCAAATGATACGAATCATCACCATACGATATTTGGTGGTAAAGTAATGGCATACGTAGATAAAATTGCTTGTATTTCTGCTATGCGACATTGTCGAAAACCGGTTGTCACAGCTTCAAGCGATTCTTTTGATTTTTTAGCTCCTATTAAAACTGGTGAAGCAATCAACTTGGAAGCCTATGTAGTCTGTACGCATCGGACGTCAATGGATGTCATTGTGAAGGTTGAAAGAGAAAATTTATTAACGGGTGAACGCCAGCTTACTGCAAAGGCAAGACTGACGATGCTCGCGATAGGTGAGGATGGCAAACCAACCCGTGTTCCGGAAGTCATTCCTCATACGGAAGAAGAAAAACAACAATATCAAGAAGCGAATGAACGATACAGACTGCGTCATCATTGA
- the metE gene encoding 5-methyltetrahydropteroyltriglutamate--homocysteine S-methyltransferase codes for MKSSNLGYPRIGENREWKKALEAYWAGSLTESDFQEKMTEIRLANLQKQKDHGIEWIPVNDFTLYDQMLDTAVMFGLVPKRYSDYTGGKVPLSIYYSMARGNQNEVAAEMTKWFNTNYHYIVPEIENSQLKLLENKPLAAYREAKKQLGIEGKPVLIGPYTFIKLSKGYNKKDLPSIILRLLPLYKQILQELEQEGVQWIQIDEPILVTSLAKEEMKTITYLYEQLQLAAPSLHILLQTYFDRAEWYEELIKLPVQGIGLDFVYDNGRNLQSLKQFGFPKDKILGAGVIDGQNIWRADLPAKVDLLSTISRFVSKDNLWIQPSSSLLHVPVTTDNETLLTSEIKEAMSFADQKLQEISLLTKGLNEGINSVRLQFDAQQAALAKLANSETRNNFVVQEQAEAAQSRSYSRNLPFKERYQKQQAIFKLPLLPTTTIGSFPQTAKVKKARSHFKRNEWNASEYESFINEEIKNWIQIQEDIGLDVFVHGEFERTDMVEYFGERLGGFVFLKNGWVQSYGSRCVKPPVISGDVDFLEPMTVRESVYAQQLTDKPVKGMLTGPATILNWSFVRNDIPKKDVCYQLGLALQKEVIALESAGITMIQVDEPALREGLPLKVCDRQDYLDWAVSSFLITTATVQDTTQIHTHMCYCDFNSFMDVVSSLDADVISIETSRSHGELASVFEEKTYEKGIGLGVYDIHSPRVPSVEEMAKMIEKGIRVLDKNQFWVNPDCGLKTRGIPETIASLKNMVEAARKVRQQCENVTV; via the coding sequence ATGAAAAGCTCAAATCTAGGATATCCGCGAATCGGAGAAAATCGAGAATGGAAAAAAGCACTGGAAGCATATTGGGCAGGAAGCCTAACAGAAAGTGACTTTCAAGAAAAAATGACCGAAATCCGCCTAGCCAATCTACAAAAACAAAAAGACCACGGCATTGAGTGGATACCCGTAAACGACTTTACCCTATATGATCAAATGCTGGATACAGCTGTGATGTTCGGTCTTGTCCCTAAAAGGTACTCTGACTATACAGGCGGTAAAGTACCTCTTTCCATTTATTATTCAATGGCCAGGGGTAATCAAAATGAAGTGGCAGCGGAGATGACAAAATGGTTCAATACAAACTATCACTATATTGTTCCAGAAATCGAAAACAGTCAGCTCAAACTGTTGGAAAACAAACCTCTGGCTGCCTATCGGGAAGCAAAGAAACAGCTGGGTATCGAAGGAAAACCGGTTCTAATAGGTCCTTATACTTTTATTAAGCTGTCCAAGGGCTACAATAAAAAAGACCTACCGTCCATTATTCTGCGTCTCCTGCCTTTATATAAACAAATTTTACAGGAGCTTGAACAGGAAGGGGTACAGTGGATACAAATCGATGAACCGATTCTTGTCACCTCTCTTGCTAAAGAAGAAATGAAAACAATTACCTATCTCTATGAACAATTACAACTAGCTGCCCCATCCTTACATATCTTGCTGCAAACCTACTTTGATAGAGCTGAATGGTATGAAGAGTTGATTAAACTCCCTGTTCAAGGAATTGGACTCGATTTTGTCTATGACAATGGACGTAATCTGCAAAGTCTCAAACAGTTCGGTTTCCCAAAAGATAAAATTCTCGGAGCTGGTGTGATTGATGGTCAAAATATTTGGCGGGCTGATTTACCAGCTAAAGTCGATCTACTTTCAACTATCAGCCGCTTTGTCTCTAAGGATAACCTTTGGATTCAACCTTCCAGCAGTCTGCTGCATGTTCCGGTTACAACAGATAACGAAACCCTGCTTACATCAGAAATCAAAGAAGCGATGTCCTTTGCCGATCAAAAATTACAAGAAATTTCCCTTCTTACTAAAGGATTAAATGAAGGAATCAATTCTGTCCGACTTCAGTTCGACGCTCAGCAGGCCGCTTTAGCCAAACTAGCAAATTCTGAGACTAGAAATAATTTCGTTGTTCAGGAACAAGCCGAAGCAGCACAGTCTAGAAGCTACAGCAGGAACCTCCCATTTAAAGAACGGTACCAAAAGCAACAAGCCATTTTTAAGCTTCCTCTTCTACCTACTACGACAATCGGTAGTTTTCCACAGACAGCCAAAGTCAAGAAGGCTCGAAGCCACTTTAAACGAAATGAATGGAATGCTTCTGAATATGAATCTTTCATAAACGAAGAAATCAAAAATTGGATACAGATTCAAGAAGATATTGGGCTTGATGTTTTTGTCCATGGGGAATTCGAGCGAACCGATATGGTTGAATATTTTGGAGAAAGATTGGGAGGCTTTGTCTTTTTAAAAAATGGCTGGGTTCAATCTTACGGTTCTCGCTGTGTGAAACCGCCAGTTATTTCAGGGGATGTAGACTTCCTAGAACCAATGACGGTTCGCGAAAGTGTTTACGCACAACAACTAACAGATAAACCCGTAAAAGGGATGCTGACTGGCCCTGCTACCATCCTAAACTGGTCGTTTGTACGTAACGATATTCCGAAAAAGGACGTTTGTTATCAACTAGGCTTAGCCTTACAAAAAGAAGTAATCGCCCTTGAAAGCGCCGGAATAACCATGATTCAAGTTGATGAACCTGCCCTTCGAGAAGGATTACCCCTGAAAGTCTGTGATAGACAAGATTATTTGGATTGGGCCGTATCTTCTTTTCTTATTACAACAGCAACTGTTCAAGATACCACCCAAATCCACACCCATATGTGCTATTGCGATTTTAATAGCTTTATGGATGTTGTTTCTTCACTTGATGCCGATGTTATATCCATTGAAACATCAAGGAGTCACGGTGAACTTGCCTCTGTCTTTGAAGAAAAAACCTATGAAAAAGGGATTGGCTTAGGCGTGTACGATATTCATAGTCCGAGAGTACCAAGTGTTGAGGAAATGGCCAAGATGATTGAGAAAGGGATACGTGTTCTAGATAAAAATCAATTCTGGGTAAATCCTGACTGCGGTCTTAAAACGAGGGGAATACCAGAAACTATCGCCTCACTTAAAAACATGGTTGAAGCTGCTAGAAAGGTTAGACAGCAGTGTGAAAATGTGACTGTATGA